One stretch of Rhipicephalus sanguineus isolate Rsan-2018 chromosome 10, BIME_Rsan_1.4, whole genome shotgun sequence DNA includes these proteins:
- the LOC119406386 gene encoding ubiquitin-conjugating enzyme E2 Z-like, which produces MWDPLNYLDEEPTAASLHRVSRDMMDYVLNPVPRSILYVEETDFTRQHVLLAGEQGTAWAGGFFEFFIKFPRDYPTRPPRVRFLTTDHGRVQFHEKLPPYGMVRLDVLATTGTSAWRSYMTLSTTIHAIKSLLRECRSRPRYIRTQTMRVAVLEQLKRALKADNTQPPTFRKYIIHSFLDSYDEYERSVTSTIKGVPFATGDGWNYKKEELLAHLRACKEKAELFVQAEAANEEVPVRHTVLAPAPADHSVR; this is translated from the coding sequence ATGTGGGACCCATTGAACTACCTTGACGAGGAGCCGACCGCTGCCTCCCTTCACAGGGTTTCCCGAGACATGATGGACTACGTCCTCAATCCAGTTCCCCGATCCATTCTGTACGTTGAAGAAACGGACTTTACGCGACAGCATGTACTGCTGGCAGGGGAGCAAGGCACGGCTTGGGCGGGTGGATTTTTCGAGTTCTTCATCAAGTTCCCACGTGATTATCCGACAAGGCCCCCCCGCGTCCGCTTTCTGACCACTGATCACGGCCGAGTACAGTTCCACGAGAAGCTGCCACCTTATGGTATGGTGCGCCTGGACGTACTTGCCACGACGGGGACCTCCGCGTGGCGGAGCTACATGACGTTAAGCACGACAATCCACGCGATTAAATCGCTACTACGTGAGTGCCGGTCGAGGCCACGCTACATACGCACCCAGACCATGAGAGTTGCGGTACTTGAGCAGTTGAAGAGAGCGCTCAAGGCGGACAACACCCAGCCACCAACCTTCCGGAAGTACATCATTCACAGCTTCCTAGATTCATACGACGAATACGAAAGAAGCGTGACCTCGACAATCAAGGGTgtgccgtttgcgactggcgacgGCTGGAACTACAAGAAGGAGGAGCTGTTAGCCCACCTCAGGGCCTGCAAGGAGAAAGCAGAACTGTTTGTTCAAGCTGAAGCAGCAAACGAAGAAGTCCCAGTAAGGCACACGGTGCTAGCTCCGGCGCCCGCTGACCACTCGGTGCGTTGA